The Rhododendron vialii isolate Sample 1 chromosome 3a, ASM3025357v1 nucleotide sequence ATAGacttaggaaaaatttccttattttcaaACGTCTTTATTTTTTCCGCACAAGTGACAAGTATCAGTACTTGTGCATACTCTGCAGTTTGCACATCATCTTCTATATAATAAGTACAAATAATATCTTCATACTACCCATCTAGAAGTTATACTTTTAGAGTTTCTCCTTTTACATATCTATTGATTGGCAAAAGTTAATTTCAACAGAAGAAACCCCACATTGAGATAGTCTTGAAGGGACCAAGACCCTTTCTACTCTAGAGCTCGCAAGAATCTAATTTGTCCCCTTACCTCACATTTTTTATAAGTACAACAAACCAGAGAAAACATAGATAATGTTGACAAGAAGGCAACTACTAAAGCAAAGACTAATGCTTGAAATCACCCAAAACACCAAATCTAAAAGCTAAACGGCCCAATTACAAGCGGTATAAGAATGCAAGTATTTATAATTGGGCTTCCTGCAAGGGGCAGTGGGATTGGGTCCCctaggattagtcgaggtgtgcgtatGCTGGCCTGGCACAAGAACGGACCGAGTGGCAAATGAACCCGGGCGACCACCTCACCCATGCTTAGATTTTTACTAGAATTATAGTAGCATTTTGTTCAAGAGAAGTTAAAATTTTATGTGTTTGTCAGCCcaacatcattttgaacaaCGTAACACCCGACCAACCaagaattttggaaaaaaaaaaaaagaagtaaaagttatttttagaaatactTTGCTCAAATATAATAGCTTTTACAACTTATATTGATATAAGTTCTAAACCCTTTATACGGTGtttaccacacaaaaaaaaaaaaaaaaaaaaccctttataTGGTACGATTCTTTTTCATGTTCGTCCacccaaacttgaaatcctgcGTTCGTTCGAGCTAAAGCATACAATCATACTAAGCCAAAGTGAAAGCCCATTATCCCCATTGATAGGAAGAAATAATCAATCTTTGCCAGCCTCTGGCGAAGTTCGAAGTGCACTAGGTGGCAATAAcccaaaaaattcaacatttcaAAATCAACAGGTTACTTAGTTGGCTCCAAATGCCCCTAAACATACCAACTGGTTAAAAACCGAGACTACAGTAATAAAGTGAAGAGAAGAAAGAACGGAGACAGACCTCAAGAGCGTGCTTGAATCGGCCGTAACGCCTCAACTCCTTGACGATGTTCTGAAGGTGTTCCTTCTTGAGACCTCGTCCTTCTTCGACCCACTGATCGAGCACCGGAACGATCGAGACCGTCGGGGCACCGAGAGGTGAAATCCGACGGTAGAGAGAGTCCCCTGATTTGGCAGGCGCAGAGAAGGTTGCTGCCGTAGTAGTAGAGTAATGcggtggtttttggaaaacaaagcCGGAGCGCGTATGCAGATTCAGTGCACGGACGGAGCTAGGTAGCTTCATTCGAAGAGAGTAACGAACGGCAACTACAGTCgagacttgagagagaaagagagggagaataCAAACGATCCAAGCCCAGTCGAACTTTGTACAGTTAtttgagttcggctcgtttactaaataaatttgaaactcgagcttgagctcgtcTCGTTTGTGAGTTTGAGCTCGCCTTATTTGTGATCGAGCTgagcccttaacgagccgaactcgactAATTTACTTAATAAGTCTCTTTAAATGAGTTGAGCCTATAAAACGAGTTGAATTTTTACGAGCCGAATCAAGCTTTTAAGTGTTAAACTGAACCGGTTAAATAAGCAAGCCTATAACTCGAATTTAAGCTCGAGCTGAGTAACGAGCTCCACGCGAGTGAGCGGCTCATTTCATTTGCCGCCctggagggagagaggggggggggttTGATCGAAGAATGAAGGGGATTTATTAATCCAGTATTTGTGGGCTTTGATTTGCGCCCAAAATGTGTTTCAAGCCTATGCCATGTTATTGGGCCTTCAAATATTAGGACTGAATTTGAGTTCTATAACTATTGGGGCATTCACATGCCGGTCCTCCAACTCCAGCCCAATTCAAACTGTACACTTTAGGATTGAGCATATTTTTAAGATCTGGGCCGGAGCAGTTCAATCTCAAATGTTTATCACAATAATTAATGGTCGAAGTTTCAGAAGGTTATCCTACTTATACTATAAAAGTATCTTATAGGTAGGATATTTTTCGCAAATTTAAACCATTAAAAAAGCATTTGGATTATTGAGATTACGTGAATTATCCTCTATAGTCCTAGTCCAAAAGTACTGCAGACAAGTTAGATTGGATTCtatttttaaaccaaaaataTCTTGCAATGACGATTGATGATGATATATTATGTAGGACAAAATTAGAAAggttctttattttatttctattgTTTTAGATAAAGATTTTtactaaaaatattttcttttaggTTACAATTATTAAACTTTTCGTATTCggtttaattttaatttttaactttattaagattcttggtttacaagaattaggattttattttaattaattagaaattatcttttctttaatgcTGCTTGTTTTGGCATTATTGAAGATTTCTTTTCAGTAGAATTTTTAGAAGGTGAAATTACAcgaacaccccctcatctatctcGTTTGGACACGAACAccccctaacctttaaaaatgcccatacacaccccctcatctactgaaaaggaaaaaaaacctcaacGCCGTTAACAGAATGaacgaaatgtcaaatataccctTGGTGAAATTACACAGGCACCCCTCATCTATCTGGTTTGGACACGGACAccccctaacctttaaaaacgcccaaacacaccccctcatcttctgagaaggaaaaaaaacctcaatgccgttaacggaatgaacgaaatgtcaaatataccctttgttatgaaatggagCAACAAGCATACGCCACACTTCACTCGATTAGAAATTTCTCTCCACCCTACTCGATCATGGCGCTTctgtctctcttcctctccctcttcaactTGCATTGTAGATCATGGCTAACCTTAGATCGTGAAGAAAACCTAAGTTTCGAAGAACATCGGATCATGTAAACTGTAGAAAAGCTGTAAATCGTGGCCAACCCTAGATCGTGGCAAACCCTACTTTGGAAGGtatgttttatatgtaaaaaaatcctagattttcttattaaatgGCGCAAATGTAGATGTATATGTTCATATTATATGATATATGAATACATTAggatttttgtttgaaaatagtagggttttttgaaaggtgttgtACAGTGGTGACTTCGTTAACCTTTAAAAATTGaggcttttgttgttttgcatttgCTTGTCATCCATTTAGTATTTGAAGTCCTCAAGGGGGCTTTTTCTCTACAACGGCAATAAGAATCAACccaattttgggtttggttggagTTGTAGCTCTAACTGCGGCTATTAGATCTGTTGTTGGTGTGGCAATGGTGGCTACTATAGCTATTGTTACCACTTGCCACCTTCCATGGCTAccgtaggagagagagagatctgataCAGAGTGAGAGAGGGAATCTCTGATATAATGTGAGAATGAGGAATGAGGTACGAAAGGCAACTGGGTATAAGTTGTCTAAAATTTGGCAAAAGCATTGACATGTGCCTTGCAACAAACGATACTCAAACGGAAGGGTGCTCCTTCGCTAACGGTAgaagatgagggggtgtgtatgggcgtttttaaaggttaAAGGGTGTCCGTGTCCAAACCAGATAGATGATAGGGTGTCTGTGTAATTTCACCAagggtatatttgacatttcgttCATTCCGTTAATGGCGTTaaggtttttttcccttttcagtagatgagggggtgtgtatgggcgtttttaaaggttaggaGGTGTCCGTGTCCAAACGaaatagatgagggggtgtctGTGTAATTTCACCTTTCTAGAATTAGGGTCTTACAAAGAGgactgtaacctattcaattattacttagtagttttttatcaataatattacagagtttctctctttcttccttgtgCGCAaaatttgctcgttgcgacaaATTGTTATCTCATTTgaactagtacgctaactagtctctcatGAATTCCGTTGTGTCAATATAAGTCTTTTAAACATTTTCCTAAGTTGAACAATCACGCTTTAATCATACCTGTCCCACATGATATCGATTTTTAAACTTTGACTGGTAATATATGGGGTATCTATTACCGCTAAcaaattgtttttaatccgaatcatccaaaatacttatggacggccgagattgagCTCCATAAATCTTATACATGGAGGCTCCGCAAACAAGAAAACTctgtaaataagattttctcctATATCTATGGTACACCTAACTGTTTGCGAAAGAATAAAACCTGGTACCTATTCTGCATGTAACATTGTTATGCAAGCTTCACCTGTCAGACACAAACAATGGAAACTATTCTAATTGTTTTGTATATCACTGAATTGACTATCCAGTCGGCTTTTGCGTCTCGTCTACAGTACGCGGTATGAAACCAGCCCGTCAATAGTCTCAACAACTAAGCAATTCAGGCGGACGAGCATTAGCAGATAAGACCTCACTTTGGGCCCTGCACGAAAATAAGCAGCACCGCAGTTATCAATCAATAAGCGGCACCAATCACAGTTGAAATCTCACTTTAAAGAAACTATATACCTCCATAATATAGTAGGACACCAAAGCAAGTTTGAGCTGGTATTGCAGTTTTCTTATGCACTAAGTAAGAAGAACAGATTCTTCTACAAAGGTAGCATGGCGTCTTCAACACCAACACAACGTGACACTGGTCAGACACTCCCAATACGCTTCGAACCTTATCATACTAATTCCCAGAATTTTTGGCATTGAACATGCTTCGGACAAAAGGGGATCAAGCATGTCAATCACTTAGACCACTTGCTTATTAGTAAACAATGTAGACTGCTGCCTGTATTGATCCCCCATCATTTGACCTAATACTTAAGGATTGTCGTGTAACAGATTGTGTCACTTATGACACATATGACAGGTTTTTCAATTAAATATGACTAACACGTTCTGAATGTGTTGTGTCCTGGTGTGTCTATCTCGTGTCCGTGTCTTGCTACTTAGCTAATTAGCTAAAGTAATGAAatcgaaaacaaaaagaaagaaatgctAAGCACTTAAGATACAAACCCAATCCTAATGATGCAAGTTCGTCTTGGTGGATGAAGTTGCGTCCCTTTGCTATTTGCCTTTGACTAAGGCTTGAGTTCATCTTCTCGACAGCTGCAAGCAGATCCTGCAAAGTGATGCTCCAAACGTAACATCCACGAAAGGACCAGGACAatacaacaacataacataacccatctagtccccaatcattgagGGTACTTAATATTTGTTTCTATCAAGGTCTGACACAGAAAGTAGGTCTAATAGACACGCTTCTACGGCCACTTTTAGAATATACCAATGGACACCCTCCAATAATATGGGGTTTTCAAACCTTTGTGATGTACAAACTTCGACTCAGACAAAATTACACATTCCGCATTTATTTTTCGGGGAGCATGTACCTGTTAACCTAAATCCATGTCGAAAATCTTGACATAATGTGCCATTCAGttactcttcaaaaaaaaaaaaaatgtgccaGGCAGTTAAATTGATATCCATAATACTCTTGATCCCGATATTGAAAACCAAGATTGTTCTTGTTCTAACTAGGTAAGCCTGTACAACAATACCTAAATATAATCCTATAAACAATACAAGATACTATTTCAAATAAGATATATGTTGTCTGGAATCGCAGATTTCCAGCATGACACATTGACACCAAaagaatttttccaaaattcaCATTGCCCAGTACGTAATTTTTCACAAGAAGCTGAATAATATAATTTAAGTCATAAAAGCATGGTTATCAATGGCTTCAAAATTTCACAGGGATCATTTAGGTCTCAAGGTTTAACTCTTACAACATACAACCATACATAATTGATGTCTACGTAGGAAATAAGTACTAAATGTCATATGCAATATGCAAAACAGTTAcatcaaaagaaacaaaaaggaaatcTTCTTACCTCCCATGATGCTAGAGTTTTCATATATGAAGGAAGACTTTCATAATCATTCTTCGATATCTTTATGACCGATGGGGACACTCCAACTAATTCCAGGTCATCCTCCACCTCACCTAGTTTCATGATGAATAATAACATCACTTAACAATAGACAGGTTAAGCAGCGTAGTCAAGGCAACCTGAACAATCAAAACCTGACAATATTATACCTTCAATCACTTCCAAGAACTTTGAAGCAGGTCCATACTGTCCCCTCATCCCATATTGTTTTTCGTCAGTAAGGCTATAAAATGGAAGCACAAATGCAATGAGCATAATTCAGTTTAAAGTAAAATTGcggaaaagaaagggaaagaaacCAAAAAGTATTTAATAAACTTACTTTGTTAGCTCTGGAGATATATCAGGGCTATCAGTCTTACTATGAgctgcaagagagagagagagaccattgGGCCACTGAATTGCAAAATTACTGTTCCTACTGATTCGTATTATGAAATTTTAAGGCTCAGTTATACATGGCTCAATGGAATCTGCCGTTATAGTTGAAGCCATAACAGAAATATCATAGCCACCGACAGAATATTTGTCATCTGATCTGTTCAGTCTTTCATCTTTCGCTATTTGCAAAATTCCTAGCTATTTTGCACTGTGGGTTCACCCATGCCTAAGGTATACTGCACTAATATGATGTGCAAATAGCAATCGAGCCATTTACATTTGATACTCAGGGCTAAAATTTGTAGTCAAAGAGTATTAAACAAAAGCTACAGCCATGGTAAATATCATCTACTGTGAAATtgtaaaggaagagagagacgtGGAATGGAAACCCAAAGATTAGGGTTATTTTCTCATAGAATAATAATGATTACGCCTTGTTCACTTCACTGCtctactcaaaaaatatttctcaactcactcattactctcatttctctctcttacttttctatcattactctcatttctcactctatctctctccattttttacctctctctccaatcattactcgcatatctctctccactcattatccaaaaacactactcaaatcacaaaccaaacaaaacatcgTGAGATAGTTATACAACACACTAGACTAATAACACTATGGTCCTAGAGAATGAACTAGTTACACAATAGAACAACTAATAAACTGATtacaaataaacccataataatCTAACATCTACTGACCTTGAGATGCTATAGTTGCCAGACAGACATCTGAGAGACCAAGATCCTGTAGGCTCATTGAATCCTCCAGTCTAACAGTGTTTAGGAAGAACTAAAGATCCCCATATCAAACAGTAATCTCAAGATTAAGAAGTACAACACACCTAGACATCTCTTCTTTTAACAATATTACAAAATGATTTACGAGCAACAAAATCAATTAAACAATTATTAAAGCTTGAAACTCGAAAAGGACATAAATAATAAAAGGCCGAACTACTAAATAGAGTCCATAAGTCCTCTTAATCAAATGGGTttacttaaactcaattcattgACAACACCACAAAAGAATTCAATCAAATTCATCCATTAAATCAGATACTGAAATGGGCGCTGAAAAGCAACATTTGCAAaagttgaaaagcaaaaaaaacaaaagcagcaAAGAACAGGCTGAACAGCCAACTACGCCAAATAGAAGGAATAAAGAGAAACTCATCCACCAGTCAACTAGATTAAAATTTTCACTTTTCCAACATTCTTAGCAACTAAACACGctctacaacaacaacaacaacagtaCCCACGACGGGTGAGGAAACTAAAGCTATTAAAGGATACAATGGATCGGCATCAACCATCTTCCAATCTAACCCAAGAGGCACACATGAATCATCAGAGGTCTCATCTTTTTCATCAATCTCAGGTTCTACagggagaaaacaaaaacagcaaTCAACGGGTGCTATTATTAGGAATCTGCATAATCCTAAAGACACGAATTAAGGGATACAAATGTAGAACATAAAGAAATCGAAAAACACATGTAACTACCCATTATGATATTGGTGGCCCAGATGAtacaaatgcagaaaaaaaaaaaatattttggttcaAATCCTTCTCAAAACAGAAAGGTCATCTTCAAATAATGTTTGGATCCAAGGCTACACATATAATGTTTGAAATAATGAAATACCCTAGCCTT carries:
- the LOC131318522 gene encoding pentatricopeptide repeat-containing protein At2g20710, mitochondrial-like, encoding MKLPSSVRALNLHTRSGFVFQKPPHYSTTTAATFSAPAKSGDSLYRRISPLGAPTVSIVPVLDQWVEEGRGLKKEHLQNIVKELRRYGRFKHALEGPKCTNTKWNQQKACFTY
- the LOC131318523 gene encoding uncharacterized protein LOC131318523 isoform X2; the encoded protein is MDDAIGVLCKTLASFCNHLQSSCDALKQSVERRPIPLDSASTTFVQCLNRRVCTTSSDLNLLESMSFGTVSFEELLGYCNEVYKKNQSDLSELEDHLRAFGYAPEPEIDEKDETSDDSCVPLGLDWKMVDADPLLEDSMSLQDLGLSDVCLATIASQAHSKTDSPDISPELTNLTDEKQYGMRGQYGPASKFLEVIEGEVEDDLELVGVSPSVIKISKNDYESLPSYMKTLASWEDLLAAVEKMNSSLSQRQIAKGRNFIHQDELASLGLGPKVRSYLLMLVRLNCLVVETIDGLVSYRVL
- the LOC131318523 gene encoding uncharacterized protein LOC131318523 isoform X1, which codes for MDDAIGVLCKTLASFCNHLQSSCDALKQSVERRPIPLDSASTTFVQCLNRRVCTTSSDLNLLESMSFGTVSFEELLGYCNEVYKKNQSDLSELEDHLRAFGYAPEPEIDEKDETSDDSCVPLGLDWKMVDADPLLEDSMSLQDLGLSDVCLATIASQAHSKTDSPDISPELTNLTDEKQYGMRGQYGPASKFLEVIEGIILSGFDCSGEVEDDLELVGVSPSVIKISKNDYESLPSYMKTLASWEDLLAAVEKMNSSLSQRQIAKGRNFIHQDELASLGLGPKVRSYLLMLVRLNCLVVETIDGLVSYRVL